From the genome of Lutzomyia longipalpis isolate SR_M1_2022 chromosome 2, ASM2433408v1, one region includes:
- the LOC129791245 gene encoding uncharacterized protein K02A2.6-like, whose amino-acid sequence MATEENNEVKATQRKSRDGPNLGPYDPKRSWESYRERLEIWFEMNDITKDSKKRGYLLTEIGDDVYETLKGLVMPKKILDKTYEALVAVINEHYGPEKNVIMERYNFMKRVQKPGESVSEFIAEISKLSQHCQFQELENMLRDRIVCGVLNEGLRKKLLSEKKLTYKTACEMARADETATKGVEEMKAEVPTANEGPVVAKISQKTCYRCKKKHDAADCWFKDKDCRKCGKIGHSAAACRSKETKQKKVNAVEEPEESTEGELASINLIGKAGHKVELQIEGRKICMEIDSGASNTVMCWDQWKTLKVPAKLKSSNLKLQTWLKRGVEIVGQAVVLVKLADKTVNLPLIITKSGGNSLLGRNWFQPLGIFIHIPMINAIEENKVEGLLQKYQSVFRDELGSHSEMKVSLQLIEGTQPVFLKQRTVPFARREAVEEEIDRLVSQGVLEPVQFSEWATPIVTVRKPDGSIRICGDYRATVNPATKTNAYPLPTVDELLAGASGKIFSKIDLTQAYQQLLVDDKTAEILTINTHKGLFRVKRMPFGISAAPGIFQKFMETLLAGIPGTQVYLDDILVVAQNEKEHSERIEKVLQKLQKANLTVKKEKCRFGVKELEFVGYKIDDQGIHPTRDHVKDIVQTPPPQNKTELKAFLGIINFYGRFIKDRASVAECLHRLLDDGAEWKWKVEHQRAMDELKKELRSEAVLIHYRMDLPLILCCDSSPYGVGAVLGHETPEGEKPIAYFSRTMNDTQRRYGQIDKEALSIITAVKHFHQYISGRKVKIYTDHRPLLGVFNPKKPIQSTLSPRMTRWCLTLASYDYEIEYRPGEKHQNADALSRVPVRESLKLAEEEESRGEILMLQDDVIPVSAVEIQEHTKKDKTLMRVKRWILEGWPDRCPDPELKPFFMVRKELSIMRDVLLRGNQVVVPKTLQERLLNSLHATHWGMVNMKAIARSYMWWPGIDAQIETKVKQCERCQVVRNSPPRAPLCSDEELHKPWERLHLDFAGPVKGVTYLIVVDAMSKWLEVKIVRSQSSKEVIRILRELFATHGVPSEIYTDNGTAFVSEEMKKFHKQNNIRGITISPWHPASNGQAEIMVQKAKKALAKIEGNDINLKLARYLFAQHTTPSNATGKTPCELLMGRKLKSCLSRIHPEEIKGEGKEKKQPRKFRVGDAVYVRNYSEGNQWVPAWVAEVTGPVSYKVQTENGTVWRRHVNQMIERLVKNTPPPEDFGATSGQQNVEDEPDDGEPLSEEENDFESASESIVNTTAESPEPEPRPQRERRLPAYLRDYVLS is encoded by the coding sequence ATGGCGACGGAGGAGAACAATGAGGTTAAGGCCACCCAGCGCAAAAGCCGCGATGGACCCAATTTGGGGCCATATGACCCCAAGAGATCATGGGAAAGCTACCGTGAGAGGCTAGAGATTTGGTTTGAGATGAATGATATCACCAAGGACTCCAAGAAGAGAGGATATTTGCTTACGGAGATTGGTGATGATGTCTACGAGACTCTGAAAGGACTTGTGATGCCAAAGAAGATCCTGGACAAAACCTACGAGGCATTGGTCGCAGTGATAAATGAGCATTATGGGCCAGAAAAGAATGTAATTATGGAGAGATACAACTTTATGAAGAGAGTTCAAAAGCCCGGAGAAAGCGTATCTGAGTTTATTGCCGAAATTTCCAAACTCAGTCAGCATTGCCAATTCCAGGAATTGGAAAATATGCTACGCGATCGTATTGTTTGTGGGGTATTAAACGAGGGATTGAGAAAGAAGTTGCTCTCTGAGAAGAAGCTTACCTACAAGACGGCATGTGAGATGGCACGCGCTGATGAAACCGCGACCAAAGGTGTTGAAGAAATGAAAGCGGAAGTTCCTACAGCAAATGAGGGACCTGTAGTAGCCAAGATTTCTCAAAAGACGTGTTATAGATGCAAGAAGAAGCATGATGCAGCTGACTGTTGGTTCAAAGATAAGGATTGCCGGAAGTGTGGCAAGATTGGACACAGTGCGGCAGCTTGTCGTAGCAAGGAGACAAAGCAAAAGAAGGTAAATGCCGTGGAAGAACCTGAAGAGTCAACTGAAGGGGAATTGGCCTCAATTAATCTGATTGGAAAGGCTGGCCATAAAGTGGAATTGCAGATTGAAGGGCGGAAGATCTGCATGGAGATAGACTCTGGCGCATCGAACACAGTGATGTGCTGGGATCAATGGAAGACCCTCAAGGTTCCAGCAAAGTTGAAGTCTTCAAATCTCAAATTGCAGACTTGGCTAAAGAGAGGAGTGGAGATTGTAGGACAAGCGGTGGTTCTTGTGAAGTTGGCGGATAAGACTGTAAATTTGCCACTAATAATCACCAAGTCCGGCGGAAACTCTCTTTTGGGCCGAAATTGGTTCCAACCGttgggaattttcattcatattcCAATGATTAATGCGATTGAGGAAAATAAAGTAGAGGGGTTGTTGCAAAAGTATCAAAGCGTTTTCCGGGATGAATTGGGATCACACTCTGAGATGAAAGTCAGTCTTCAATTGATTGAGGGGACCCAACCGGTGTTTTTGAAGCAACGAACCGTGCCTTTTGCTCGACGAGAAGCGGTTGAAGAAGAGATTGACCGGCTTGTTAGCCAAGGAGTGCTGGAGCCAGTGCAATTCTCTGAATGGGCTACTCCAATTGTCACAGTACGAAAGCCAGATGGATCGATCAGGATTTGTGGGGATTATAGGGCTACTGTAAATCCAGCTACCAAGACGAATGCATACCCACTACCCACAGTAGATGAATTGTTGGCAGGAGCTTCGGGTaagattttctctaaaattgatttgacaCAGGCTTACCAACAATTGCTGGTTGATGATAAGACAGCAGAAATTCTCACGATAAACACACACAAGGGCCTGTTTCGAGTGAAGAGAATGCCATTCGGTATATCTGCTGCTCCAGGGATTTTCCAGAAGTTTATGGAGACTTTGTTGGCAGGTATACCGGGCACGCAAGTGTATCTCGATGATATCCTTGTGGTGGCCCAGAATGAAAAGGAGCACAGTGAAAGGATTGAAAAGGTCCTACAGAAGTTGCAGAAGGCAAATCTGACGGTAAAGAAGGAAAAGTGTCGGTTTGGTGTCAAAGAACTCGAGTTTGTGGGGTACAAAATCGATGATCAAGGAATTCATCCCACACGAGATCATGTGAAGGACATAGTTCAGACACCACCACCTCAGAATAAGACAGAGCTGAAAGCATTTCTGGGCATCATAAATTTCTATGGGAGGTTTATAAAAGACAGGGCGTCAGTGGCAGAATGTCTGCATCGGCTACTGGATGATGGAGCCGAATGGAAGTGGAAAGTTGAACATCAACGAGCCATGGATGAGTTGAAGAAAGAGCTAAGGTCAGAGGCCGTATTGATACATTATCGTATGGATCTACCACTGATCTTGTGTTGTGATAGCTCACCTTACGGCGTAGGTGCAGTCTTGGGTCATGAGACACCAGAAGGAGAGAAGCCAATTGCCTACTTTTCACGAACGATGAACGACACCCAGAGAAGATATGGACAGATAGACAAAGAGGCGCTTTCAATCATCACCGCAGTGAAACATTTCCACCAGTATATTAGTGGCAGAAAAGTGAAGATTTATACTGATCATCGCCCATTGTTGGGAGTTTTCAATCCTAAGAAGCCCATTCAAAGTACATTATCCCCTAGGATGACAAGATGGTGCTTGACGTTGGCATCATATGATTACGAAATAGAATACAGGCCCGGAGAGAAACACCAAAATGCTGATGCACTCAGTAGAGTTCCAGTGAGAGAAAGCTTGAAACTCGCGGAGGAAGAAGAATCTCGTGGGGAGATTCTAATGCTACAAGATGACGTCATCCCTGTTTCAGCCGTGGAAATTCAGGAACACACGAAGAAGGACAAGACACTGATGCGTGTGAAGAGGTGGATTTTGGAAGGATGGCCCGACAGATGTCCTGACCCTGAGTTGAAACCCTTCTTTATGGTTCGTAAAGAATTGTCAATCATGCGAGATGTCCTGCTGAGGGGGAATCAAGTCGTAGTTCCAAAGACGCTCCAAGAGAGACTGCTGAATTCACTTCATGCTACACACTGGGGCATGGTGAACATGAAAGCGATAGCTAGAAGCTACATGTGGTGGCCTGGTATTGATGCGCAAATAGAGACCAAGGTCAAGCAATGTGAGCGGTGCCAAGTGGTCCGAAACAGTCCGCCAAGAGCACCACTGTGTTCAGATGAAGAACTGCATAAACCATGGGAGAGGCTACATTTGGATTTTGCGGGACCTGTGAAAGGAGTGACTTATCTCATAGTAGTGGATGCCATGTCAAAGTGGTTGGAAGTGAAGATTGTTCGATCACAATCCAGCAAGGAGGTCATACGCATTCTCAGAGAACTTTTCGCGACACATGGTGTACCCTCTGAGATATACACAGATAATGGTACGGCGTTTGTGTCTGAAGAGATGAAGAAGTTTCACAAACAAAACAACATCCGTGGTATTACAATATCTCCTTGGCATCCTGCGAGCAATGGACAAGCAGAGATTATGGTACAGAAGGCGAAAAAGGCTCTGGCGAAAATTGAAGGGAATGATATTAATTTGAAGTTGGCACGTTATCTATTTGCTCAGCACACAACACCAAGTAACGCAACAGGAAAAACCCCTTGTGAGCTATTGATGGGAAGAAAGCTGAAGTCATGTTTGAGCAGGATACACCCGGAGGAAATCAAAGGGGaaggaaaagagaagaaacaGCCAAGGAAGTTCCGTGTGGGAGATGCAGTGTATGTGAGAAATTACTCTGAGGGCAATCAATGGGTTCCAGCTTGGGTGGCAGAGGTCACTGGACCTGTCTCATATAAAGTTCAGACTGAAAATGGAACAGTGTGGAGACGCCATGTAAACCAGATGATTGAGCGCCTTGTGAAGAATACACCACCACCGGAAGACTTCGGAGCGACTTCAGGACAGCAGAATGTAGAAGATGAGCCTGACGATGGAGAACCATTATCAGAGGAGGAAAACGATTTTGAGAGTGCCTCTGAGAGTATTGTAAATACTACAGCAGAGTCACCGGAACCGGAACCACGACCCCAACGAGAGCGTCGTCTTCCGGCATACTTGAGAGATTATGTTTTGAGTTAA